Genomic segment of Pangasianodon hypophthalmus isolate fPanHyp1 chromosome 22, fPanHyp1.pri, whole genome shotgun sequence:
tgttgtgtgatgtatgtggtgcgatgttgtgtgatgtaagtggtgcgatgttgtgtgatgttgtgtgatgttgtgtgatgtatgtggtgcgatgttgtgtgatgttgtgtgatgtaagtggtgcgatgttgtgcgatgtatgtggtgcgatgttgtgtgatgttgtatgatgtatgtggtgcgatgttgtgtgatgttgtaTGATGTacgtggtgcgatgttgtgtgatgttgtgcGATGTATGTGGTGCAATGTTGTGCGATGTATGTGGTgcaatgttgtgtgatgtatgtggtgcgatgtgtgatgttgtgtgatgtatgtggtgcgatgttgtgtgatgtaagtggtgcgatgttgtgtgatgtatgtggtgcgatgttgtgtgatgtaagtggtgcgatgttgtgtgatgttgtgtgatgttgtgtgatgtatgtggtgcgatgtggtgcgatgttgtgcgATGTacgtggtgcgatgttgtgtgatgttgtgcGATGTacgtggtgcgatgttgtgtgatgttgtgtgatgtacgtggtgcgatgttgtgcgatgttgtgtgatgtaagtggtgcgatgttgtgatgttgtgtgatgtatgtggtgcaatgttgtgtgatgtaagtggtgcgatgttgtgtgatgtatgtggtgcgatgttgtgtgatgtaagtggtgcgatgttgtgtgatgttgtgtgatgtaagtggtgtgatgttgtgtgatgttgtgtgatgtatgtggtgcgatgttgtgcgatgttgtgtgatgtaagtggtgcgatgttgtgatgttgtgtgatgtaagtggtgcgatgttgtgtgatgtatgtggtgcaatgttgtgtgatgtatgtggtgcgatgttgtgtgatgtatgtggtgcaatgttgtgtgatgtatgtggtgcgatgttgtgtgatgtatgtggtgcgatgttgtgtgatgtatgtggtgcgatgttgtgtgatgtatgtggtgcgatgttgtgatgttgtgtgatgtaagtggtgcgatgttgtgtgatgtatgtggtgcaatgttgtgtgatgtatgtggtgcgatgttgtgtgatgtatgtggtgcaatgttgtgtgatgtatgtggtgcgatgttgtgtgatgtatgtggtgcgatgttgtgatgttgtgtgatgtaagtggtgcgatgttgtgatgttgtgtgatgtatgtggtgcgatgttgtgcgatgttgtgtgatgtaagtggtgcgatgttgtgatgttgtgtgatgtaagtggtgcgatgttgtgtgatgtatgtggtgcaatgttgtgtgatgtaagtggtgcgatgttgtgtgatgtatgtggtgcgatgttgtgtgatgtaagtggtgcgatgttgtgtgatgttgtgtgatgtaagtggtgtgatgttgtgtgatgttgtgtgatgtatgtggtgcgatgttgtgcgatgttgtgtgatgtaagtggtgcgatgttgtgatgttgtgtgatgtaagtggtgcgatgttgtgtgatgtatgtggtgcaatgttgtgtgatgtatgtggtgcgatgttgtgtgatgtatgtggtgcaatgttgtgtgatgtatgtggtgcgatgttgtgtgatgtatgtggtgcgatgttgtgtgatgtatgtggtgcaatgttgtgtgatgtatgtggtgcgatgttgtgtgatgtaagtggtgcgatgttgtgtgatgttgtgtgatgtatgtggtgcgatgttgtgtgatgttgtgtgatgtaagtggtgtgatgttgtgtgatgttgtgtgatgtatgtggtgcgatgttgtgtgatgtaagtggtgcgatgttgtgtgatgtatgtggtgcgatgttgtgtgatgtaagtggtgcgatgttgtgtgatgttgtgtgatgtatgtggtgcgatgttgtgtgatgttgtgtgatgtaagtggtgtgatgttgtgtgatgttgtgtgatgtatgtggtgcgatgttgtgtgatgttgtgtgatgtaagtggtgcgatgttgtgtgatgtaagtggtgcgatgttgtgtgatgttgtgtgatgtaagtggtgcgatgttgtgtgatgttgtgtgatgtaagtggtgtgatgttgtgtgatgttgtgtgatgtacgtggtgcgatgttgtgatgttgtgtgatgtaagtggtgcgatgttgtgtgatgtatgtggtgcaatgttgtgtgatgtaagtggtgcgatgttgtgtgatgtatgtggtgcaatgttgtgtgatgtaagtggtgcgatgttgtgtgatgtatgtggtgcgatgttgtgtgatgtaagtggtgcgatgttgtgtgatgttgtgtgatgtaagtggtgtgatgttgtgtgatgttgtgtgatgtatgtggtgcaatgttgtgtgatgtatgtggtgcgatgttgtgtgatgtaagtggtgcgatgttgtgtgatgttgtgtgatgtaagtggtgcgatgttgtgatgttgtgtgatgtatgtggtgcgatgttgtgcgatgttgtgtgatgtaagtggtgcgatgttgtgatgttgtgtgatgtaagtggtgcaatgttgtgtgatgtaagtggtgcgatgttgtgtgatgtatgtggtgcgatgttgtgtgatgtaagtggtgcgatgttgtgtgatgttgtgtgatgtaagtggtgtgatgttgtgtgatgttgtgtgatgtatgtggtgcgatgttgtgcgatgttgtgtgatgtaagtggtgcgatgttgtgatgttgtgtgatgtaagtggtgcgatgttgtgtgatgtatgtggtgcaatgttgtgtgatgtatgtggtgcgatgttgtgtgatgtatgtggtgcgatgttgtgtgatgtatgtggtgcgatgttgtgtgatgtatgtggtgcgatgttgtgtgatgtatgtggtgcaatgttgtgtgatgtaagtggtgcgatgttgtgtgatgtatgtggtgcgatgttgtgtgatgtaagtggtgcgatgttgtgtgatgttgtgtgatgtatgtggtgcgatgttgtgtgatgttgtgtgatgtaagtggtgCGATGTGCGATgtatgtggtgcgatgttgtgtgatgttgtgtgatgtatgtggtgcgatgttgtgtgatgttgtaTGATGTacgtggtgcgatgttgtgtgatgttgtgcGATGTATGTGGTgcaatgttgtgtgatgtatgtggtgcgatgttgtgtgatgtatgtggtgcgatgttgtgtgatgttgtgtgatgtaagtggtgcgatgttgtgtgatgtatgtggtgcgatgttgtgtgatgtaagtggtgcgatgttgtgtgatgttgtgtgatgttgtgtgatgtatgtggtgcgatgttgtgtgatgttgtgtgatgtaagtggtgcgatgttgtgcgatgtatgtggtgcgatgttgtgtgatgttgtatgatgtatgtggtgcgatgttgtgtgatgttgtaTGATGTacgtggtgcgatgttgtgtgatgttgtgcGATGTacgtggtgcgatgttgtgtgatgtgtgatgtatgtggtgtgatgttgtgtgatgtaagtggtgcgatgttgtgtgatgttgtgtgatgtaagtggtgcgatgttgtgtgatgtatgtggtgcaatgttgtgtgatgtatgtggtgcgatgttgtgtgatgttgtgtgatgttgtgtgatgtaagtggtgcgatgttgtgtgatgtatgtggcgcaatgttgtgtgatgtatgtggtgcgatgttgtgtgatgtatgtggcgcaatgttgtgtgatgtatgtggtgcgatgttgtgtgatgttgtgtgatgttgtgtgatgtaagtggtgcgatgttgtgtgatgtatgtggcgcaatgttgtgtgatgtatgtggtgcgatgttgtgtgatgttgtgtgatgtaagtggtgcgatgttgtgtgatgtatgtggtgcgatgttgtgtgatgtaagtggtgcgatgttgtgtgatgttgtgtgatgtatgtggtgcaatgttgtgtgatgttgtgtgatgtaagtggtgcgatgttgtgcgatgtatgtggtgcgatgttgtgtgatgttgtatgatgtatgtggtgcgatgttgtgtgatgtatgtggtgcgatGTGTGATGTTGTAtgatgtatgtggtgcgatgttgtgtgatgttgtgtgatgtaagtggtgcgatgttgtgtgatgtaagtggtgcgatgttgtgtgatgtgtgatgtatgtggtgtgatgttgtgtgatgtgtgtgatgtgtgtggtgcgatgttgtgtgatgtgtgatgtggtgcgatgttgtgcaATGTATATGGTGCgatgtggtgcgatgttgtgcgatgttgtgtgttgttgtgtgatgttgtgtgatgttgtgcGATGTGGTTTGTCCTGCAGGTGGTGTTGGCCAGCTGGTACCGTGTTTACTCCACCACTATGGAGTTCTTCAGGATTCCCACTAAGATGTGCTGGACCATCAATAGAGGAGAAGATCTGGATCCTGTGGAGAGCTGTGAAGGTTCTGTGTTTACACTTCAGTggactttaaacacacacaccacacacacacacacacacacacacacacacaccacacacacacacacacacacacacacacacaccacacacacacaccacacaccacacaccacacacaccacacacacacaccacacacacacacacaccacacacacacacaccacacacacacactgagttaaAGCTCTGAGTTGGGATTATCAGGCAGTCTTTGTACTCATGTATACACAGTTGTACCACACTGTTACACttctaacgtgtgtgtgtgtgtgtgtgtgtgtgtgtggtgtgtgtatgtgtgtgtgtatgtgtggtgtgtgtgtgtgtgtgtgtggtgtgtgtatgtgtgtatgtgtgtggtgtgtgtatgtgtgtgtgtgtgtggtgtgtgtgtgtgaaggtatGGGAGATCCTGCGTACTTCTACGTGACTTTTGTTTTCCTCTTAAATGGAGCCATGATGAGCCTCTTTTACATCTACGGAACCTACCTGAGGTGCTgatctccatctctccatctctccatctctccatctctccatcactccatcactccatcactccaccactccatctctccatctctccaccaCTCCaccactccatctctccatctctccatcactccaccactccacctctccatctctccatcactccatcaccccatcaccccatcactccatctctccatcactccatctctccatcaccccatcaccccatctctccatcactccatcactccaccactccatctctccatcaccccatcaccccatcaccccatcaccccatctctccatcactccatctctccatcactccatcactccatctctccatcactccatctctccatcactccatcactccaccaCTCCACCACTCCATCACCCCATCACCCCATCACcccatctctccatcaccccatctctccatcactccatcactccatcaccccatcaccccatctctccatcaccccatctctccatcacttcatctctccatcaccccatctctccatcactccatcaccccatcactccatcactccatcactccatcaccccatcactccatcaccccatctctccatcaccccatctctccatcaccccatctctccatcaccccatcactccatcactccatctctccatcaccccatcaccccatcactccatcactccatcaccccATCACCCCATCACCCCATCACTCCACCACTCCaccactccatctctccatcaccccatcaccccatctatccatcactccatcactccatcactccatctctccatcactccatctctccatcaccccatctctccatcactccatctctccatcaccccatctctccatctctccatcactccatctctccatctctccatctctccatcactccatctctccatcaccccatcaccccatctctccatctctccatctctccaccaccccatcactccatctctccaccactccatcaccccatcactccatcactccatctctccatctctccatctctccatcactccatctctccaccaccccatcaccccatcactccatcaccccATCTCGCCATCACCCCATCTCTCCACCACTCCATCACCCCATCACCCCACCACTCCATCACCCCACCACTCCATCACcccatctctccatcaccccatcaccccatcactccatcaccccATCACCCCATCTCTCCACCACCCCATCACCCCATCATCCCATCATCCCATCACCCCATCACCCCATCACCCCATCACCCCATCATCCCATCACCCCATCACCCCATCAccccatcactccatctctccatctctccatcacccCATCTCTCCACCACCCCATCAccccatcactccatcactccatctctccatcaccccatcaccccatcactccatctctccttcaccccatcactccatcaccccGTCACTCCATCACCCCATCctgagtattttatttcttttaattttaatttctgtaaCTCTGCCGTTTTTTGCGTCTTCCTCAGCGGCAGTAAGATGGGAGGAGCGGTCACAGTGCTGTCCTTCTTTTTTAACCACGGAGAGGTGAGAACACACGCTAACGccgaggtgttgattaattctctataacagcagctctgacagaagcgcagctccaaatcacaggtttatttataactaatgcactcgttcttatcgtttctatagctaataacactaataataaatggattaaaagacgtgtgtaatcgttgatatggtgaagttttctgtaatttattaaacattcgTTACAAAGCTGAACGTTAAGTTTTCccacgtcttcaggacagaggagtttacgcttctttgcggtttctcggtaacatccgtaacaagctgcgattatttCTCTcgttaacttgaagagagagaataaagagaggctggtgagggaacgagtgtttatagctgctataacgtaagtgagaacaggaactaaggtttcactgaacattaaatgtaaccagaCATCATGCAGCCTAGACGTTCGTCATGGTGGAGAAGCGCCTTTACACATTTCAGCCACGCAAACAGCAGAGCGCACATACTGCTGTAATTACGGTAGAAGCAGAGAGACGCGCTTTCTCCGCAATACTTTATTGATTTTGTCCAGCGGGTCTTCACATCACGACAATATATAatgcttgtatttttattatgctgttttttttggtaCTTTTTTATAACAAACGACATTTTAACAGCCTGTAATATTGAACAAGTGAGACACGTAATCAACAAGATGCACTGCAGAAGCACAAGGCGTCCAtgacacaacaacaacaacaacaacaacaacaacaacgtagTTCTCCCGAGTACTCGAGTAGACAACATGACCAAAATGCCCATCTCtaataaaaagtgtgtttttttttaataaataaaaagttttaatcattggtaaattgctgtggtgtaacttcggagtggtaacagtaactccgcttcatcacaccaccccgatGTGGAttgttttcccataacagcacgacacacagagtgttttttttaaaatacgaACAGCACCTCATCAAGCTCTGTGAGAGTGCTGACTCTCGAGACTTGCAGTACATGTTAATAAGTTTGTGTGTAATTTCTGATAGAaatctgactctgtgtgtgtgtgtgtgtgtctgtgtgtgtgtgtgtgtgtgtgtgtgtcactcagaGCACGCGGGTGATGTGGACTCCTCCACTCAGAGAGAGTTTCTCGTATCCCTTCCTGGTTCTGCAGATGctcctcctcacacacatccTCAGGTACCTCCTTCTCACCCTCTGTAACACAACCGAGCGACAGAACAACACGTCGCTCATTTTCTGCGTACGTGCGTGACACAGAACCGTCATTTCAGCGACAAACAACACTTGAAATGACATTTTCTCACTTCTGTGTAAATAAGGTATGACTCTGTAAAGCGACAAGTTCAAACACTCAGGACTTTTTCCTTCCTCCCTGTAATTACTTTCTGCAGAAATGACAGAAACACGTATAAGCGTGGTTTTATCTTCTCCTCTCGTACACGAGCTCGCATTAAACGTGTACAGAGACTttaggaagaaaaatgaagcttgGAAGGAATTAGCAGAGGAGACTGGTGAGTGTTACATAGCGagtacagttagctcgctttgctaatctaatctgagaacgaagcTAGTACGAAACCGAACACGTAAATCACACAGCTGATATTTCACGCCACCAGATTAGCCTACGTGctcttcctccttcctccttcctccttctTACACACGTAATTACTCTGACGCGATTCACACACGTGTCCCTGTCGGTCCCGATGGCTTTGTGCAGGACGAAGGACCCGAGCAGGAACAGCATGGTGGCGCTGGGCGTGtccactgtcatgttcatgttgcCGTGGCAATTTGCCCAGTTTGTCTTACTCACACAGGTAAGaggacctcacacacacacacacacacacacacagacatataaacagcacatactgtatacgtacagtgtgtatataaatttatatgatATAACAAtgtggttgatttttttttttcttcacaggtgGCGTCTCTGTTTGCGTCCTACATCCTGGGTTACCTGAGTCCGGCTAAGATGCAGGCCCTACTGCTCACACACATGGTGAGGGGTGtaacgtgtgcgtgtgtgtgtgcgtgtgtgtgtgtgtgcgtgtgtgtgtgtgtgtgtgtgtgtgtgtgcgcgtgcgtgtgtgtgtgtgtgtgtgtgtgtgtgtgtgtgtgtgtgtgtggtaacaCTGCAGTGTTTCTCTCGCAGGTgtctctgggtgtgtgtttcaTCCTCATGTTCGGTAACTCCATGTTACTGACGTCCTTCTACGCCTCCTCCCTCATCTCCATCtgggtaagtgacacacacacacacacacacacacacacacacacagtgtaggaGTTCGTAAACACGCAGTGTAACCACGGCAACCGTGGAGGATCATGTCCTTAACTTAGTTCCACAGTTCTCAGAAAGAAACCGTTTGTCTGTCTGCTTTTCAACTgattacctgtctgtctgtccatttatgtctctctctctctctctctctctctctttgtcttctgtctctctctctaactatctctctgtttgtctgtctctcttcctcgtctctccctctctattcgtctctctctctctctctctctctctctctctctcactcccctttgtctttctctgtctcacaatttctctctctctctttttgtctctcccCCTTTGTTtgactttctgtctgtctctatctttttctgttcatccctctctctctctttttctttttctctctctgtctttctgtctctatatatctctctgtctctctttctctctctctctctcttgttgtCTCTCCcattctgttcatctctctgcctctctctttatctttctatctctctctctttttctctctctgtctttctgtctcactgtctctatatatatatatctctgtctgtctctctctctctctctctctctctgtctttctgtcttactgtctctatatatatatatctctgtctgtctctctctctctctctctctctctctcctgcaggCTGTAGTTGCTCTGAGGAATCAATTTGCGCAGATGTTTAGAGCCGGATTCCTCACATGGGTAAGAAAGcagatgatggtgtgtgtgtgagtgtgtgtgtgtgtgtgtgtgtgtgtgtgtgtgagtgtgtgtgtgtgtgtgtgtgtgcactaatgTAAATGACTGTAATGTATACATGAGTGTATATGATGGTACACCTGTCTGTGCAGGTGATGCAGTGTGTGGCGTGGGGCGGGACTACAGTCATCCTCAAGTTCCTGCTAGCGCTGGTACTCGGGGCGTCGGATGATGTAAGTGTCTCAGTGAGGGGAAACAAACTCCTGTTAATGATTAGCTCATGTACACGCTGACCTTTAATCCATCAGAgtgctctgtgtctgtgtgtgtgtgtgtgtgtgtgtgtgtgtgtgtgtgtgtgtgtgtgtgttggggggggggcgGGGTTTTGGAAATGTCCCCTTTACCCCACATGCAGAGTGCACAGTGCTAAACTGATGGTATAGGGTCCAGTCacatgttagctacattagccttgttgCTAACATGGTGCAGAAGTACAGAACAAGTACATTCCCTGCGTGTATCCGCTTCAGGCTCACATCAGCAGTCTGATCAAGTCCAAGTTCACCAGCTACAAGGACTTTGATACGATGATGTACACCTGCGCAGCTGAGTTCGACTTCATGGAGGTGGAGGTTAGTCAAACACACCGCTGTTCCGTCTGTTTACACTTATCTACACGGCTAAAACATTAACTCCGCTCCATGTCGTCCTGCTGAGCCTGGAGTCTGCTTTCTTTAACTCAAACGCCGAAGCCGATTGGCCACGTCGTCTATGATGCGTATTCATCCTGGATGACGATAGAATCTTATAAAACCAGGTTTATGTGTGAATTCGGAGACTTTTATCACTGCAGGAGAGTAAATTATCCTCTCGTGATGAagtttgatgatgtcagaaCCTGATCATATCCAGGCCACAAAATGGCcgctgtcttcctctctctttgaCGTGTGCTGTGTTGTCAGACGGTTCTGCGCTATGTTAAAACCCTGCTGCTGCCCGTGAACCTGCTGGTGGTTGGTGTTATTGCTGTAAAGGTGAGGAGTCGCTGTTTACATTAACGCACATCCGTCAGGCTGATGGTCACCTGTTAATTTTTACGGTCTCGCCGATCTCTTTTCTCTTTCGTCCCGCAGATTATAAAGGACGTGATCGCGTTCCTCAGACGCCGGGACGGCGCCGAGCACGAGGGCGATCAGTGAGTCACTTCAGCTTCACACCCCATGGTTTATTCACTTGGATTTAAATCTCAGCAGAGCTCTCATTTACTTACAAAACTAAAATTCTCAAAAGTTTTCCAAAAATAGTCCCACATGGTCCAAGACCCGCCCACTCTCACAGAAAGAGGACGTTTGATTGACATTGACAACGACCAATCACAGACCTTTTTCCACACCCCATTAAACATTTAGAGCGCTGGTTAACaactttttaaagattttaattcTGAAAAGAGCAgcgttttgctttttttgtgtacacatacacacacacacacacacacacacacacacaagtcctgagagccaatcagactgtagaagatcctgaagcttgttgccagaaaagtgtacaaaagaaatCAGACGCTGACTGACATcaggcttgtttttttattttggttttttttttaatcatcagacCAATCAGATCTCAGCTCAGGGAACAAGCGGAGCGTTATGATCAGTCTGATCGGTTCTAAATCCTGGGGTGCTCTGGGGTAACagtgttgctatggtaacagaGCTGAGCTGATGATTCATGAGCAGATGATGAGAAGAAGGTGGAACATCATCAGTGTAGTGCTGAGTCGTCATCGCTGAGATCAGATCCACATACCTGGCAGATCAGACCCTTTATTATGTTTTGTAGAATTTGATTATCTGACGTCGCGTGCTACTTTGAGATGTCCTGTtccacattttatttctaaaacgTTTAAATCTACGGGTTTTAGAAGTTGATGCAGATTAGTTTGTTCTCGCTGATCCTGAGTCGTATCTGCGTTTCTCTCTTTACAGGACGGAGAAGTTGGCTAAGGCAGTGGTGAGAGCGGTGTTAGTTATACatgttctaaaaataaatataattatttatactcTTATATtcactacagtgtgtgtgtgtgtgtctgtgtgtgtgtgtgtgtgtgtgtgttagttggTGTATCACACTCTGCAGTTGGTAGCCTTTGCTGTTCTGGCTGTTCTCATCATGAGGCTGAAACTCTTCCTCACTCCACACATGTGCCTGATGACGTCACTGCTCTGCTCCAGACAGGTGACTAAAAGTATTTACACCCCCAGCATTCACCCCAGGTTTCTCACTTACAACtgttctcactcactctgtgtgtgtgtgtgtgtgtgtgtgtgtgtagctgttcgGCTGGGTGGGTGAGATAATGAAGCAGCACACTGCCGTGTTTATTATCATGTCCATCATGGCGGTTCAGGGCGTGGCCAACCTGCAGCAGCAGTGGAGCATCATGGGAGAATTCAGCAACCTGCCACAGGAAGACCTGCTGGAGTGGATCAAAGAGAACACACCACcgagtgagtacacacacacacacacacacacacacacacacacacacacacacactgttttcacttttctctctcccaAACCACACAACCCTTAATACTGTATCTgattctgagtgtgtgtgtgtgtgtgtgtgtgtgtgtgcgtgtgtgtgtgtgtgtgtgtagatgcagtGTTTGCCGGTGCGATGCCCACCATGGCGAGTGTGAAGCTGTCAGCAGGCAGAGCCATCGTTAATCACCCGCACTACGAAGACGCAGGACTCAGGTAGCCGTGTCCCCTAACCCCTACCTTACTCACAAACAGACCCTGTGTTCACGCCACCGTGGGGTTTCTTCTAGGATTGTCCTTTATTTGGCTCCATCAGTCTCACCCTCAACCCTGA
This window contains:
- the dpy19l1l gene encoding dpy-19-like 1, like; translated protein: MVVKARKAGAKEQNERSEGKSRRGREGKSAQLHGRNAAIIRHKLGLSATPTPPPLLLLLLRALFICALALTAGFLHWYHLSELFENDRHFSHMSSLEKEMAFRTEMGLYYSYFKSIIEAPSFLNGLGLIMSDRLTEYPLVINTLKRFNLYPEVVLASWYRVYSTTMEFFRIPTKMCWTINRGEDLDPVESCEGMGDPAYFYVTFVFLLNGAMMSLFYIYGTYLSGSKMGGAVTVLSFFFNHGESTRVMWTPPLRESFSYPFLVLQMLLLTHILRTKDPSRNSMVALGVSTVMFMLPWQFAQFVLLTQVASLFASYILGYLSPAKMQALLLTHMVSLGVCFILMFGNSMLLTSFYASSLISIWAVVALRNQFAQMFRAGFLTWVMQCVAWGGTTVILKFLLALVLGASDDAHISSLIKSKFTSYKDFDTMMYTCAAEFDFMEVETVLRYVKTLLLPVNLLVVGVIAVKIIKDVIAFLRRRDGAEHEGDQTEKLAKAVLVYHTLQLVAFAVLAVLIMRLKLFLTPHMCLMTSLLCSRQLFGWVGEIMKQHTAVFIIMSIMAVQGVANLQQQWSIMGEFSNLPQEDLLEWIKENTPPNAVFAGAMPTMASVKLSAGRAIVNHPHYEDAGLRERTKLVYSMYSRKSAEQVKRNLMSLQVDYFILEDSWCTRRTRPGCSMPEIWDVEDPVNAGKTPVCTLLSRDARPHFTTVFHNNVYKVLKVPKAAKHTR